Genomic window (Acidobacteriota bacterium):
ACGCCCAGTTCCAGGCCAAGAACCTGACCGCCGCGTGGTGCGCCGCATCGACTGGCTGCATGGCTTCCACAAGCCCAAATAGTTGAAAGACAGATGAGCGATTCGGTTTGGCGAATGTACCGCCGATTCACGCCGTTTTGTCGGTCAAACGAACGATTATCGACAAGCCGGAAAGAAATCCGAAAAACATCCGAAAAACATCCAGACTTCTTATTTCGAAAATCATACAGTCTCACACATCGCCGAACGAGCGTTTTATTTTCGATAAAAAGCAATATGGAAATCAAACGAAATTTTGAAACACTTGTTGTCACGAAACGAAGATTCGTCATTCGCCAAACACCGGCGGTTGAACAAACGGTCTGTGCGGAATGCGGCGAAACGATGCTGCCGATCGCCCAAGCCGCGGTTTTGTTGCGCATCAAACAAAGCCGGATTTTCCAGATCGTTGAAACGGGCGCTGCACATTTTACCGAAGCGGAAGCGGGCGCATTGATGGTCTGCCTGAATTCGTTAGGGAGATTTTTAGACGCGAATGAAAGAGAATAAAGATTCCAATCTACCTTCAATAGAAATCTCATTGCTTGGCAGATTTGGGGCGAAAATTGACGGCGTTCCGATTGATGAGAAGCGCTGGTCGCGCAGTTCCGCTAAATCTCTGGTTAAACTGCTCGCACTCAAACCGTTTCACACGCTGCACCGCGAACAGATTATGGATCTGTTGTGGCTTGAGCAAACGCCGGAGACTGCGCTGAACAATCTGAACAAGGCTATTTATGGCGCGCGTCGGGCTTTTGAACCTGATCTGGAAAAAGGTTCGGCCTCGCAATTTCTGGTAACCCAAAAGAATCAGATCGTTCTCAGTTCGCCCGGAATGTTGCGGATCGATCTCGACGAATTTGAAAGACTCGCCAATTTGGCACTGCAGAACAACGATATCGATGCGGGACAGAAGGCTCTCGAAATTTATCAGGGCGACTTGCTCACGGAAGACATTTACGAAGATTGGATTTACTCCCGCCGCGAAACGCTCCGGCTTTTGTTTCGCAAAACAGCGACCAAAACCGCCGCGCTTTACGCTGCCGGAAACGATCGAACTGCGAGTATCGAGATCTTGAAAAAGCTGTCTTGTGACGATCCGTCCGATGAATACGTGCAACGGTTGTTGATGCGTTTATACGCAGAAACGGGGAGCAAATACCAGGCAATAAAGCAGTTTGAGCAATGCCGCGATTCTCTCCGCGCTCTCGGCATCGAGCCCGAATCGGAAACAATAAAAATCGAGCAGAGCATCAAACGCGGTGAAATTCTGCCGGTTGCAAACGAAATAAAAGCCACGCCCACCATTCCGGTGATCGCCGCGCCCCGGATTCGACAGCTTACGTTTCAAAACGGTTTGGTCAGAACCCCCAGATTTTTGCCCGGCGGCCAATCAATCGTTTTCAGCGCGGCCTGGAACGGCAACGCGGCCGAGCTTTACTCGATGCCGCTTGATACCGGCGAAATGCATTGTTTAGATACCGAGAATGCCGAGGTTTTTTCGGTTTCCACCGCCGGAGAAATAGCCGTCGCCCTGCAACCAAAGTTCGAAGGATATTTCAACAGTTCCGTTCTGGGCAAATTAACACTCAATAACAGACCGACGCACGAGATTTTAGACGGCGTTCATTGGGCGGACTGGCATCCGGCACGAAAGGATGAAAACTCACTTCCTGACGAACAGTGTTTGGCCGTCGTTTGCGAACGTGACAAGAAGACCTATCTGGAATATCCGGTCGGCAATGTAATTTTCGAAACTGCGGGTTGGATCGGACATCCGAGATTTTCAAACGACGGGCGGAAGATCGCCTTCATTGAACATCCGCTGCATTATGACGACCGCGGTTATGTGTCGGTGATCGATCTGGAAAGCAAAGAACATCGCCGGCTCACCGAAAATATGCCGAGCGTTCAGGGGTTGGCCTGGTCGAACGATGAAATTTGGTTTACGGGGTCGCGCGAAGGTCCGGCGCGGATGATCAACGCGATCGATCATAAAGGCAAGGAACGCCTGATCTATCGCGGAACCGGCAGACTGACGATTCACGACGTTTCCGCGAGCGGAGCTGTTCTCGTGACAGATGATAGTGTGCGTATTCAGGCCGTCGGCGGCGGCGCGGGCGAGGAGATCGAGCGCAATCTTTCGTGGCACGACTGGACGCTGGTCCGAGACTTAACGGATGACGGCGAAACCTTGCTGTTCGAAGAAGCCGGATTCAGCGGGGGAAGCGAGCTGACCACCTATATCCGCAAAACCGACGGTTCAGCGCCCCGAAAACTCGGCAACTGTTCGGCGGCCGCCTTTTCGCCTGATAACCAATTCGCACTTTTGCGATATCTGACCCCGCATCATCAATTGGCTTTCGTCCCGCTCGGCGAGGGCGAGATCAAACTACTGGAAAACGATCCCGACGATCGGTTGGCTTATGAAGTGTATGTCGATTTTTTCCCGGACGGCAAACGGATCATTTTCACCGCCACCGGAAGCAGCGGTCGGCGTGTCTATGTCCAAAACATCGACGGCGGCAAGCCCGTCCCGTTCACGTCCGACGAAGGCGTGACAATGGGCTCACTTCATTCGATTTCGACCGCCGGCAGATATGTTGTCTTAACCGATTCCGAACACAGACTGAGGCTTTACCAAACCTCCGACGGCACTTCTACGCCGCTAAAGAATCTGGAAAAGGATTTTTGGATGATTCGCTGGGCGGATGACGGTGAAAATCTGTTCGTGTGGAAACGCGACGGTCTGCCGGCAGTCGTTTACAAATACAATCCGGTGAGCGGAACGAAGGAAGAATGGCTGACACTGATGCCGAAAGATCCGCTGGCCAATCAAATGGTCGGAATCAAACTCTCGCCGGACGGCAAAACGTACGCTTACTCCTACATACGCGAATCGTCCGAACTGTTTTTGATGGAAGTCATTAAATGAATTTTTAGACTTTTCGAAAAAAAAATCCAAAACAAGCCGTTTTTGGAAGTTTTCTGGAAGTTTTGGCAGTTATTGTGGATTCGTTCGCAAGGGCAATGTCCCGAAATTGAGGTTTTTATGATCACTCGGAAATCATTCTTTATTCGCTGGCTCTTATTCCGCGATGAAAAAGAACCGCAAATGGAAAAATCCGTGATTGACATTGAGCATATCCAAAGCGGTAACAGCCAGCGTGTTTCAACTCTGGATGAAGCCAGTTTGTGGATGCAGGAAATAGAGGCGGATGGTGAAGAAAAAGTAGAAGAATAAAAGGAGAAATTAACGAAAGTTAAAAATAGAAACAGATGAGCAAAACACTACGAAAGAACAGTTCCAACAATCGAATCGTCATTTTTTTGATGATTCTCGGCTTGACTACAATTTTTTTGTCCGGCTGCGGGCAACAACCTGCTGAACCGGCAAAAAATACAGCGTCCAACACAACTACCAATAGTCCTGATTCCGCACCTACTGAAGGCTACACGGGTGAGACCAAAAAGCAGGAATTGAAGAACATCTCACTTCCTTTTGCTGAGGGTGAGGACCTGTCAGTCGAAGTTGCCAACGACGGCACGGTGATCTACGAAAGAGATATGATTCTCGGAAATATTTCCGATTTCACCAAGAACAGTTCACCGGCAAGCGCTCAGTTATCAGGCGATACATCAGCGAAAAAAGATACGAAACCCGGGATTTGGGCTAACTCCACAATCCCATATGTCCTTCCGGACAACCATGGCAAAAAAGATGTTATTTTAGCGGGTATCAAGGAAATAAACGAAAAAACAAACATTTGTTTAGTGCCTAGAACCACTGAAACAGACTATGTTGAGTTTGTCTCGAAAGATGGAAGTTGGGCGAGGCTTGGCAGAGTGGGGGGGCGACAGGAAATCTCCATTGATCAGACCTGGACATCCCTGAAGGCGGGCACTGTGGCTCACGAGATAATGCACACTGCCGGATTCGTCCACATGCAATCACGTGAAGATCGTGATGAAAATGTGACAATCAACTCCGACAACATCGAATCAGGCAAGGAATCTCAATTCCGGAAGCTGAAGGATAAGTCAAGCAACATCGGTGCATATGATTTTACCTCTGTCATGCACTACTCTGCTAAGGGTTTTTCCAAAAATGGTAAAAATACAATTGATGTCAAAGCGGGCGGGGACGCTTCGAAAATGGGACAACGCGATGCCTTGAGTACCGGGGATATTGCAGCAATTGCAGTTAAATACACCACTGCGGGGGCGTGCAAGTCCGGAGGCGAATCAAAGACCACCGCGGCAGCCGGAACATGCGGAGAGGCTCCCGGTGATGACGAAGTCTATATCTATGAACATATTTTCAGCCAGGACAAAGGCGGAAAATGTGTGAAGTTAGGAGTAGGCGAATACAAAGATGCCGCCGCCACGGGCTTAGCCGACAACATTATGAGTTCGATCAGAGTTGGTAAAAATGTTCACGCAGTCGTCTGTGACAAAGAAAATTTTGACGGAGCCTGTATGGCATTTGATGCGGATGACGATAATTTTACGAACAATGCAACGCTGAAAAATGATATTGCCTCCTCGGTTAAGGTTGTCAAAGCAGAGATCTGTTCCGCGACCGCGACCGTGGCAATGCCTATTGCCTGGACGAACAAAACGGATAAAACCCTTCGCATAAATTGGGTCAAAAGTGATTGCACGGAAGAAAACAACTCGAGAGAAATCAAACCCGGTGATGTTTATAACGGGTCGGCGGGTGTCGGTCACATCTTCCACATCACTAACTTCCAAACGGGAGAAAAGTATGGATATATCCATGTGAACAAATCAACCGCAACTCAGGATATTAAAGACATCAAATAGACTTTAATACAATTTGCCGTCTTTATTTCCGATCCTGAAATAAGGGCAACAAAACGATGAATGATGAATGTGGAATTGAAGCAGGATTCTTGCATTCATCATTCATCGTTTATCAGCGGTCGGGCAGAAAAAGAACAGACCGAAAAAAGGTGAGATTAACGAAAGTTAAGGTAATAATCATGAACGAAACATTACGAATCAAAAGTTCCAACATCAACATCATCCGTTTTATGGTGATGATCGTTTTATGTGTCTTTTCGATGTCCGGCTGTCGGCAGGCCAATGATTTGGCCAACGCCAACAAAGCAACGATCAGCAACACGGCGGCAAATACAAATCCGAACGCAAACGCCAACAGCAATGCTAACAGCAACTTGACGGCAAGCAGCAACGCCAACACTGAGGATAAGAAGTCCAACGCGGAGATCGAAACAATTTCCACTGATCTTACCGAGGGCAAATGCAAAACGACCAGTGAAGATGAAAGCGACGTGATAACACAGGAATGTCCGGGTGTTGCGGGCTACAAACTCGAAGTCGCCGAGCACGATGCTCAGAAAACGATCAACGTTTTGTCGCCATCGGGCAAAACATATAGCCTTGATTTTCAGGGCAAAGTTTCGGGCGGTCTCTCCACTTTGGGGGAAAAGGCTGAATGGCGTGTGAAAAAAACAGGCGGCAAGGAACAGCCCGTCGGGTTGATCACACGTTTCAACTTCTCCAAAAGCGGGGATCCGAACAATCTCACTTCATATCTGATCGTCACGAAAATTGACGGTGACAAAGTCTGCATCACGGACATCGTCAAGACGAAAGACGCCAATGAAAAAGCCAGACAATTGGCCGATGTCGCTCCGACCAAGCCGTGTCTCTAATCGGCTAAAGAGAGGCTGTCTGAAAAGTCCCCTCGGGTTCGGCGATTTTCGGTCTCGGGAGTGTTGTTTGAATTTCGTCGAGTTGCATACGTGGGTTATAATACTAAGTATGATACACGAGAAAAGGAAGAAGGTGGTCTTCAAGCATTACGATCAGAACCAACCGATGTTGTTGCCGCCGAGCCTGGATGATCTGGTGCCCGCGAACCATCCGGTGCGCGTTGTGAACGAAGTGATCGAGCGGATCGACATCGGCGTGCTTGAGCTTGGGTACAAAGGCGGCGGAGCGTCGAGCTACCATCCGCGGCTGCTTTTGAAGGTGCTGGTTTACGCGTATCTTCGGAATATCTATTCGTCCCGGAAGATCGAGCAGGCGTTGCAGGAAAACGTGCATTTCATGTGGCTCGCCGGCAACGCGAGGCCGGACCACAACACGCTGGCGGACTTTCGGTCGAAGCGGCTGAAAGATCATCTTGAGAAGATCTTTTCGCAGGTCGTGCTGCTGCTTGTCGAAGAGGGGGCGGTATCGTTGCGGGAAGTGATACTGGA
Coding sequences:
- a CDS encoding M12 family metallopeptidase, giving the protein MSKTLRKNSSNNRIVIFLMILGLTTIFLSGCGQQPAEPAKNTASNTTTNSPDSAPTEGYTGETKKQELKNISLPFAEGEDLSVEVANDGTVIYERDMILGNISDFTKNSSPASAQLSGDTSAKKDTKPGIWANSTIPYVLPDNHGKKDVILAGIKEINEKTNICLVPRTTETDYVEFVSKDGSWARLGRVGGRQEISIDQTWTSLKAGTVAHEIMHTAGFVHMQSREDRDENVTINSDNIESGKESQFRKLKDKSSNIGAYDFTSVMHYSAKGFSKNGKNTIDVKAGGDASKMGQRDALSTGDIAAIAVKYTTAGACKSGGESKTTAAAGTCGEAPGDDEVYIYEHIFSQDKGGKCVKLGVGEYKDAAATGLADNIMSSIRVGKNVHAVVCDKENFDGACMAFDADDDNFTNNATLKNDIASSVKVVKAEICSATATVAMPIAWTNKTDKTLRINWVKSDCTEENNSREIKPGDVYNGSAGVGHIFHITNFQTGEKYGYIHVNKSTATQDIKDIK
- a CDS encoding PD40 domain-containing protein; amino-acid sequence: MKENKDSNLPSIEISLLGRFGAKIDGVPIDEKRWSRSSAKSLVKLLALKPFHTLHREQIMDLLWLEQTPETALNNLNKAIYGARRAFEPDLEKGSASQFLVTQKNQIVLSSPGMLRIDLDEFERLANLALQNNDIDAGQKALEIYQGDLLTEDIYEDWIYSRRETLRLLFRKTATKTAALYAAGNDRTASIEILKKLSCDDPSDEYVQRLLMRLYAETGSKYQAIKQFEQCRDSLRALGIEPESETIKIEQSIKRGEILPVANEIKATPTIPVIAAPRIRQLTFQNGLVRTPRFLPGGQSIVFSAAWNGNAAELYSMPLDTGEMHCLDTENAEVFSVSTAGEIAVALQPKFEGYFNSSVLGKLTLNNRPTHEILDGVHWADWHPARKDENSLPDEQCLAVVCERDKKTYLEYPVGNVIFETAGWIGHPRFSNDGRKIAFIEHPLHYDDRGYVSVIDLESKEHRRLTENMPSVQGLAWSNDEIWFTGSREGPARMINAIDHKGKERLIYRGTGRLTIHDVSASGAVLVTDDSVRIQAVGGGAGEEIERNLSWHDWTLVRDLTDDGETLLFEEAGFSGGSELTTYIRKTDGSAPRKLGNCSAAAFSPDNQFALLRYLTPHHQLAFVPLGEGEIKLLENDPDDRLAYEVYVDFFPDGKRIIFTATGSSGRRVYVQNIDGGKPVPFTSDEGVTMGSLHSISTAGRYVVLTDSEHRLRLYQTSDGTSTPLKNLEKDFWMIRWADDGENLFVWKRDGLPAVVYKYNPVSGTKEEWLTLMPKDPLANQMVGIKLSPDGKTYAYSYIRESSELFLMEVIK